The Chryseobacterium indologenes genomic sequence GATGCTCTTACTGACGGAGCTCAGGTAGTGGCAAAAGTGATGCCTTCAAAATAATTTTTATAATCATTCTTAGATCATTCGAAAATGTTAAAAAAGATAATTGACCGTCCTGTACTGGCGACGGTGATATCCCTTATCATTGTTATTTTAGGGATCATAGGACTCAACCAGCTTGCTGTGACGAGGTTCCCGGATATTTCACCACCTACAATTACCGTCTCAGGATCTTATCCGGGAGGAAATAGTGAAACGGTGATCCGTTCGGTAGTAACTCCGCTGGAAGAACAGATTAACGGAGTGGAGGACATGAGCTACATGAAGTCCACAGCGAGTAACGACGGAACATTTACCATTTCTGTTATATTCAAACAGGGGGTAAATGCCGATCAGGCTGCAGTAAACGTACAGAACAGAGTACAGCAGGCGACTCCCATACTTCCCCAGGAAGTAATAAGAATGGGACTGACAACCTCCAAACAGCAAAACAGTATGGTATTGATCTTCAATATCTATACGGAAGATAATAAGCAATATGACGAAACATTCCTTCAGAACTATGCCAATATCAACCTTATTCCTCAAGTTAAAAGGGTAAAAGGGGTAGGGCAGGCCCAGATTTTCGGGATCAAAGATTATTCCATGAGAATCTGGCTGAATCCCCAGAAAATGTCTTCATACGGATTGGTTCCAGCTGATGTTTCCAATGCAATTGCAGATCACAGCTTGGAATCTGCCCCGGGGAAACTGGGAGAAGAATCCAATGCGGCGCTGGAATATGTAATCCGATACAAAGGAAAAAAGAATACTCCGGAACAGTATGAAAATATGATCGTCAAAAATGACGGGACCAAAGTGATCAGGCTTAAAGATGTAGCCCGTGTAGAATTCGGATCTATCAACAATACCGGTGACAACCTTTCCAATGGGAAGAACGCCGTTACTGTAGCAATTATGCAGACTACAGGATCAAATGCGAATGAAATTGAAATAGGAGTAAACAAAGCCATCGATCAGTTGTCAAAATCATTCCCTCCAGGTATCAAATATACCAAGGTAATGAGTACCAAAGAAAGACTGGACGAAGCGACAGGTCAGGTAAAATCAACGCTGATTGAGGCATTTATCCTGGTATTTATTGTGGTATTCATATTCTTACAGGATTTCAGGTCGACGATTATTCCTGCCATTGCAGTTCCCGTAGCAATTATCGGTACCTTCTTCTTCCTTCTGGTATTAGGATTTACCATCAACGTGCTGACGCTTTTCGCCCTTGTACTGGCGATCGGTATTGTCGTCGATGATGCCATTGTAGTAGTGGAAGCAGTTCACAGTAATATGGAAGGTACAGACCTTTCGGGAAGAGACGCCACCCATAAAGCGATGGGAGAAATTACAGGGGCTGTTATCTCTATTACCCTTGTAATGTCTGCGGTATTTATTCCTATCGGGTTTATGTCTGGATCTGCAGGATTATTCTATAAGCAGTTTGCCTATACATTAGCCATTGCAATTATCATTTCAGCAGTTAATGCATTAACACTGACGCCGGCTTTATGTGCGGTATTTTTGAAAAACCACCATGCAGAAGAAGGAGGCAAGCCAAAAGGTTTCGGACAGAGATTCGCAGTAGCATTTAACGCAGGGTTTAATAATATGACAAACCGTTATGCAAAAGGAGTGAAGTTCCTGATCGGTCGTAAGTGGATTGCAGCCGGATTAATAGCCGGAATCATCGGATTATCCGCCTGGTTAATGACAAGTACCCCAAAGAGTTTTGTCCCTATGGAAGATGACGGATTCTTTATTTACTCATTAAGCATGCCGCCGGGAACAGGATTGACAAAAACCACAGAGGTTTCGAATAAAATCAATACAATTTTAAAAGGAGTAGATGCCGTTCAGGAAAATACATCCATTACAGGATTTAACCTGTTAAGTAACAGTGCCGGACCAGCATATGCAATGGGATTTGTGAAGCTGAAACCTAAAAAAGAAAGAGGAGCCGTTCAGGATATCGATGAGATCATGAATATTGTGAATGGAAAACTGGCTGAAATTAAAGAAGGAAGTGTGATAAGCTTCAGAATGCCTCCGGTAGAAGGATATGGGGTTACCAGTGGCTCAGAGATCGTGTTACAGGACCGTATGAGTAGAGATCCGCAGTCCCTTAAAGCAAAAGCCGATGACCTGATCGGACAACTGATGCAGGTTCCTGAAGTGGCGTATGCATATACCATGTTCAGGGCAGATTATCCTCAGCTTGAACTTGAAGTAAATGAAGATAAGGCGAAGCAGCTGGGAGTAAGTATTTCTCAACTTTTAGGAACAGTGCAGACGTATTTCTCCGGAGACCAGTCTCAGAACTTCTCCAGATTCGGAAAATTCTACAGAGTAAATATCAAGGCAGACGGAGTTTTCAGAATGGATGAGCAGGCCTTCAACGATATTTTTGTGAAGAATGATAAAGGGGAAATGGTTCCGGTGAATACACTGGTCACATTGAAAAAAGTTTACGGTCCTGAATCTGTCCAGCGATATAATTTGTATAACTCTTTAAATATCAATGTAGTGCCGAAACCGGGAGTAAGTAACGGAGCCCTGATGGATAAAATGGAGCAGACGCTTAGTAAACTGCCTTCCGATTACAGCTATGAATGGACAGGTTTAAGTTTGGAAGAAAAATCAGCAGGAAATCAAACCGTTGTCATCCTTGGGTTGTGTTTGCTTTTCGTATACCTGCTTCTGTCAGCACAATATGAAAGTTATATTCTTCCTTTAGCAGTAATGCTTTCAATTCCTACCGGAGTGTTAGGAGCATTCTTAGGAATCAAGGCGATTGGGTTTGATAACAACATTTATGTACAGGTAGGATTGATTATGTTGATCGGATTGCTGGCGAAAAATGCCATTCTTATTGTAGAATTTGCCGTACAGCGTAGAAAAGCAGGTCTTTCGATTCTTGATTCTGCACTGGAAGGGGCAAAAGCAAGGTTACGTCCTATTATCATGACCTCACTGGCATTCATTGTAGGAATGATTCCTTTGATGATCTCAACAGGAGGGATGGCCTCAGGAAACAAGTCCATCAGTGTAAGTGCTGCGATCGGGATGTTGAGTGGAGTAATTCTGGGAGTATTTGTAATCCCTGTATTATACATGTTCTTCCAATATCTGGATGAGAAATTTTCATCCAAAAAGAAGTATCCTGTAACCCAAAATCAATTGACAAATGAGAATATTTAATATAAAGAATTTCCTTATTTCAGGCGCAATGGCATCATTACTGGTGTCTTGTGCCGTAGGAAAAAAATATACAAGAACAGATCTTCAGGTTCCGGAAACATATAAAGAATCTGTGCAGGTAACAGGAGATACCGTAGTCCTTCCATGGAAAACCTTCTTCAAAGATCCTAAACTGGTAGGATTAATTGATAAAGCGTTAACCAGAAATAACGAAGTGAACGTGGCCCTGAAGAATATAGAACAGCTGGATCTGATCTATAAACAAGCCAAGCTATCCCTGATGCCCACTTTAGATTTCAGCGCAGGAGCCAACAGAAGCTGGGCCTCTAAGAACAGTCTTAACGGATCCCTTAACGAACAGTTTTTAGGAACGAAATATATAGACGATTTTAATGCAACTCTGAGACTGTCATGGGAAGTTGATATTTGGGGAAAAGCCAAAATGCAGAAAGAATCAGCTGCTGCAGAATATTTCGCCCAGAAAGAAAATTTAAATGCAATCAAAAGCCGTATTGTCGTTCAGGTAGCCCAGGCTTACTACAACCTGATCAGCCTTGATGAACAGATGAAAATAGCTGAACAAAATATTGAGCTGAGTGATAATACACTTAAAATGATGAACCTTCAGTTTACTGCAGGACAGATCAACTCACTGGCAGTTCAGCAATCGGAGGCTCAGAAAAAAACAGCAGAGCTATTGATTCCTTTGGCAAAGCAGAATATTTCTATCCAGGAAAATGCATTGAGCATTCTGTGTGGAGAATATCCTTCTAAAATTGAAAGAGAAGGGCATCTGAAAAATATGATTCCCGGAAACACTTTATCAGAAGGTCTGCCCGCACAGCTGTTGAGCCGAAGACCGGATCTTAAGGTAGCAGAATTCAATGTGATCAGCCTGAATGCAAAAACGGGACTGGCAAAAGCTGCCATGTACCCAAGCATCAGCCTGAGTCCGCAGATTGGAGTTAACTCTAATAAGTTTAACAGTTGGTTTGATATCCCGGGTTCAATTACCAAGGCAATTGCCGCCAATCTTGCCGCTCCGATTTTTCAGAAAAAACAATTGAAAACAGCGTATGAAACGGCATTAATAGAGCAGGAAAAAGCGGCAATAAATTTTAAACAGGCAGTGATGACAGCGGTAGCAGAAGTGTCTGATGCCATGGCAAAATCTAAAGGTTCTTCCGAAAGACTGCAGCTTTTAGACCAGAGAACAGCCATTTTGGATAAAGGCATCAATGATGCATTAAAACTTTATAAAAGCGGGATGGCCACTTATTTAGAGGTAATTACAGCTCAGAATAATAAACTGCAGAACGATCTTGAATCAATCAACGTTACCCTTGAAAGATTAAATGCAGAGGTTGACTTGTACAGAGCACTAGGCGGCGGTGTACAATAAAAATGTAAATGGTAACAAAGAGAAGGAAGCTGGAAATAGCTTCCTTTTTCATTCAAATAGTTTTAAACTGCGATCTAATCCAAATAATCCGGTGGGTAGGTCGCCAAACCATATTTGTTATCAATAGTTTTTAGAAAAGCAATTCTTTCAGGAGTGGGCGGTGTAGCTGGTAAAAATTCACCAGGCTTTACAGGCATACCCACTTCTCTGAATACCTGTTCCAAACCTGCGGGAACAACAGTACAAAGCATACGGGCAAATTGATCTGAAATATTTTTAAAACAGTGGATTCCTCCATTGAAGGGAATATTAACAAATTCTCCCTTTTTAACAATTGATTTTCCGGTCTCGGTTGTAAATTCCAGTTCTCCTTCCGCCAAAAAGAACATTTCCTGAATATCAGGATGGGAATGTGGAAGCGGGCCCCCGCCCGGAGGAACAAGCATCTCAATAACTGCGTATGCATCATTATTCTGATCTCCGGAAACAATGATGCGGTAATTACCTCCGGCAATACCTAGTGTTTCGCCCTTATCATGATGAATAATTTGAATAGTATTTTTCATATTGTGATTTTTGATGACGCATTTTCCTACAAATTGAATGATGAATATAGTTTCTTTTTTGCTTACAATCAAGCCGTTGTGAAAAAAAACAATTTTTTTAAAAATTTTCATGCAAGATTTTCAAAAATGGGGGTTTATATAATTGAGTACTCGAAAATATTTTAATGTTTAATGAAAAAAATAATGTAATGAAGAAATTTACAGTACCTCAATTTTTAATGGTGTTTTTAATCGTATTGACAGGTTTTACCTTATCAGCATGTAACAACGATAACGGTCCGGATATTCCGCCGGTAAAAATGGAAGATATTAAAGGAAATTATAAAGGAAAGCTTATTACCGTACAGGGAAGTGTGAAAACAGAAAAAATACAGGCTTTCACAGCAAAAAAGATACGATTACGTTTGCAGAATTTCCGATCGGTGAAATTGTAAAAAACGTTATAAAAGATCCGGCAAAGGCAGAAACAGCTTTGAAGACAATGGGAAAAGTAAAGTATGACCTTAATTATAAAGCTACAATAAATACGGCCAGCAATGTATTGGAATTGGTATTTACTCCTAAAGTACTTGAGCTTAAGATTCCTGTAGATGGAGCAAATAAAAATACAAAGGTGACATTGGTTGCTAAGCAGAAAGGCTTTTTTGTAGGAATGGATCAATCCCTGAGATACGCTATAGTTGCAGAAAAAATTACTGTAGATGGAACAGACCTTACACCTTATGAGGCTATTAATTATAATTTTCCGTTCTGCATAAAAAACTAATTATAGATATTTCCAAAAATGGATTGCGCTTTTATAAGATGCAATCTATTTTTGCTAAAATTTAAAGATATTCAACCAGACAGGGCTTCACGATATATGGAAGAAACGAAGGAACAGATTTTAGTGCAACATCTTTTGCAAAAGAAGGAAGCTGCCTGGAAAGAGCTTTTCGGAGCCTATTCCGGAAATCTGGCCTATGTTTGTTCCCGTTACGTAGCTGAGAAAGAGGATGCCCATGATATCCTTCAGAATAGTTTTATTAAAATGTTCCGCTCCATTGAATCATTTGAGTACAGGGGAGCCGGATCTTTAAAAGCGTGGATGACACGGATTACGGTCAATGAAGCTTTGAAACACATCAAGCAGAAAGGAAGCTTCAGTTCCCATATAGAGATCAATGACCTTCCTGATATTCCCAATGAAGAAGAACCTGATTTTGAGGAGATTCCACGCGAAAATATCATGGAAATGATCAGGAAACTTCCGGAAGGATACCGGACTGTTTTTAACCTGTTTGTATTTGAGAAAAAGAGCCATAAAGAAATTGCTGTGCTTTTGGGAATTGCCGAAAATTCTTCCGCATCGCAGTTTCACCGTGCAAAAGGCCTGCTTATTCAGAAAATAAAAGATTTTAAAACGTCAAAAAAAGCACAATATGAGTAATGAATGGTTAAATAACCTGCGAAGCAGAATGAACGACCATGAAGAGGATGTTCCTGACGGGTTGTGGGATGAAATCAGCGATGAATTATTCTCCGGAAAAGAAGAGAAGGATGAAATCGCCGGATTCGCTCCTGAGGCTAATGCTGTTGAGCCAAAAGGAGACGTTAGGACGAATGGTGCGGGAAGGTCTTTATTCTATCGCATCGGAGGTGTTGCTGCAGCGATTGCGTTGCTTTTTTTGATGTTAAAAATCGGTGGGTCAGATCATGAGACTAAGGAGAAGTTTTCGCAGAAAAAGTCAGATTTAAAAAAACAGTCAGGACAAGATCTTACCTCAGGAAAAATAGAAAACAACACCATTTCAGAAGGATACACCCAACAGGAAACGGGAATTTCATTAGCTCAGAATGTGTTAAATGCCATCGTTCCTGAGAAAATGATAAAAAGCAGAAATTTCGTCAATTCCGGAGCAGAAAAGTCCGATTTGATACCTCATCTTCCTGAAATGGCGAAAACTGCCAATACTCAGGAAACAGAGCAAAAAGAAGCTCAGATTGCTGTGAACGTCCCTAAATTGAATGAGAAGATCGTTGAACCCACCCGGGAACAGAAAACAGATGAAGTTGTATTTAAAGAGGAAAGACCGGTTGAAAAATATGCTGACCTCTCCAAAAATAAAACGGTAAAATCTCATAAAGATAAGTCGTGGATGCTGAGTATGCTCACAGGCAATGCCTCAACCGGTGCTGCAGAACAACAGTTCCCGGGCTATGCTTCCATCAGCGGAAAACCTATGAATATTGAGCAGGTCTGGAGTGCATCAGTGTATGATGATAACCCTTTAACGGCCATATTACTGGCCAATCAGAGCCAGCCGGTAGAAGCGAGAATCAGGCATAAAGTACCGGTGACCTTCGGGTTGTCTCTCTACTATAACCTGGGAAAAAAATGGGGGATAGGCACAGGATTGAATTATACAAAACTATCTTCCGAACTTCACTCTGGAACTGATAACAATTATATAAAAGGAGATCAGTCGGTTCATTATCTGGGAGTTCCGATTCAGGTCAATTATAATGTAATCCGTAAGGGGAGATTTACAGGATATGTTACAGGAGGAGCACTGGTAGAAAAACCAATTGCAGGAAATATCACCACAACTTATGTGGTAGATGATGAGGTTAAAGAAACATCAAAGGAAAACTTAAGCCATAAACCCTTTCAGTTTTCCGTCAATACTGCTGTAGGACTTCAGCTGAAGATCATTGATAAACTGGGTGTCTACGCAGAGCCGGGAATAGGATATCATTTCAAAGATGAAACCGCCCCTAATACCATTTACAAGGAAAAACCCCTGCAGTTCAATATGAAATTCGGACTCAGGCTGTTGCTTGATTGAATATAAAACTTAACATCAACATTAATATTACTATGAAAACAAAATTAATTTTTTTTGTGTTTCTGCTATTCAGCATCCTGAATATGAAGGCACAATGTAACCCAACCATTACCAGCCCAAGGCTTGGGGTAAAATCTCCGGGGAAAATTTTATTCTGTGAATCGGAAGATGAAGTACTTTCTACCCAAACATTCGGTACCTACCAGTGGTATAAGCAGGAATGGACCTGGCAAACACCCAATAACAATCCTTGGGTTGCGATTCCGGGAGCGACTTCCCAACAATTAACGATCAGCGGAAACGATCAGCTGTATTACTTTAAAGTAGTAGTCTCACAAGGTGACTGTACTGCAGAAAGTCCTGCGATCATGGCTGACGGCTTTGTATATGGACTTCCTGCAATGATGACCACTCTTACTCCGGGAACCTATGAAGATCTTGGAGCGGGGGAAATCAATGTATGTGACGGAGCCTCGGTGAAATTCGATGACGTCTTTGCCGCTGTATATGGTGTGCATACCTGGTATAAATGTTTTCCGAGCAACATTCCACCAGTACCGGGAGATCCATGTATAATCAGCGGAGCGACAGGAGATTCTTTCTCAGCTACAGAATCCGGACAATATGGGTTTTATGCCTGTACAGAATATTGTCCTGACCAATGCAAATTCCTGGGAACCAATTCGTTTGTAAAATTAAACTTTGGTGAGTTTTCTTTTTGTAAAAATATGGGAACCGGTGAAACAAAATCTCAGGACAATCAGCTGAAAATATATCCTAATCCAACTGCACAATTCCTGTACATCGGAAAAGAATCCGATAAAGCATATAAAGAAGTTTCAATTATTGATATGACAGGAAAGCTTATTTTACAAAGAAAAGATCATCGATACAATCAGGCTATTGATGTAAGCCATCTGTTGCCGGGAAGCTATATTATTGTTTCTAAGAGCGCAGACGGAAAAAATGTGTACAAAAATAAATTCATAAAAAAATAAAGATTAAATAATCTTTTCGTTAGTTTCAATAATGGTTAGATCGGTACAAATTCATTTGTACCGGTTTTTTTTATCAAAGAAAGCCGGATCCGGCCATCAGCACGGATTGCTTATTAATCATCCCGTCAATAGCATGTAATGCCATTCCAGTAGCATCTGAATGAGAAATCCCTTTAGCTATAAAG encodes the following:
- a CDS encoding efflux RND transporter permease subunit, coding for MLKKIIDRPVLATVISLIIVILGIIGLNQLAVTRFPDISPPTITVSGSYPGGNSETVIRSVVTPLEEQINGVEDMSYMKSTASNDGTFTISVIFKQGVNADQAAVNVQNRVQQATPILPQEVIRMGLTTSKQQNSMVLIFNIYTEDNKQYDETFLQNYANINLIPQVKRVKGVGQAQIFGIKDYSMRIWLNPQKMSSYGLVPADVSNAIADHSLESAPGKLGEESNAALEYVIRYKGKKNTPEQYENMIVKNDGTKVIRLKDVARVEFGSINNTGDNLSNGKNAVTVAIMQTTGSNANEIEIGVNKAIDQLSKSFPPGIKYTKVMSTKERLDEATGQVKSTLIEAFILVFIVVFIFLQDFRSTIIPAIAVPVAIIGTFFFLLVLGFTINVLTLFALVLAIGIVVDDAIVVVEAVHSNMEGTDLSGRDATHKAMGEITGAVISITLVMSAVFIPIGFMSGSAGLFYKQFAYTLAIAIIISAVNALTLTPALCAVFLKNHHAEEGGKPKGFGQRFAVAFNAGFNNMTNRYAKGVKFLIGRKWIAAGLIAGIIGLSAWLMTSTPKSFVPMEDDGFFIYSLSMPPGTGLTKTTEVSNKINTILKGVDAVQENTSITGFNLLSNSAGPAYAMGFVKLKPKKERGAVQDIDEIMNIVNGKLAEIKEGSVISFRMPPVEGYGVTSGSEIVLQDRMSRDPQSLKAKADDLIGQLMQVPEVAYAYTMFRADYPQLELEVNEDKAKQLGVSISQLLGTVQTYFSGDQSQNFSRFGKFYRVNIKADGVFRMDEQAFNDIFVKNDKGEMVPVNTLVTLKKVYGPESVQRYNLYNSLNINVVPKPGVSNGALMDKMEQTLSKLPSDYSYEWTGLSLEEKSAGNQTVVILGLCLLFVYLLLSAQYESYILPLAVMLSIPTGVLGAFLGIKAIGFDNNIYVQVGLIMLIGLLAKNAILIVEFAVQRRKAGLSILDSALEGAKARLRPIIMTSLAFIVGMIPLMISTGGMASGNKSISVSAAIGMLSGVILGVFVIPVLYMFFQYLDEKFSSKKKYPVTQNQLTNENI
- a CDS encoding TolC family protein, yielding MRIFNIKNFLISGAMASLLVSCAVGKKYTRTDLQVPETYKESVQVTGDTVVLPWKTFFKDPKLVGLIDKALTRNNEVNVALKNIEQLDLIYKQAKLSLMPTLDFSAGANRSWASKNSLNGSLNEQFLGTKYIDDFNATLRLSWEVDIWGKAKMQKESAAAEYFAQKENLNAIKSRIVVQVAQAYYNLISLDEQMKIAEQNIELSDNTLKMMNLQFTAGQINSLAVQQSEAQKKTAELLIPLAKQNISIQENALSILCGEYPSKIEREGHLKNMIPGNTLSEGLPAQLLSRRPDLKVAEFNVISLNAKTGLAKAAMYPSISLSPQIGVNSNKFNSWFDIPGSITKAIAANLAAPIFQKKQLKTAYETALIEQEKAAINFKQAVMTAVAEVSDAMAKSKGSSERLQLLDQRTAILDKGINDALKLYKSGMATYLEVITAQNNKLQNDLESINVTLERLNAEVDLYRALGGGVQ
- a CDS encoding cupin domain-containing protein encodes the protein MKNTIQIIHHDKGETLGIAGGNYRIIVSGDQNNDAYAVIEMLVPPGGGPLPHSHPDIQEMFFLAEGELEFTTETGKSIVKKGEFVNIPFNGGIHCFKNISDQFARMLCTVVPAGLEQVFREVGMPVKPGEFLPATPPTPERIAFLKTIDNKYGLATYPPDYLD
- a CDS encoding sigma-70 family RNA polymerase sigma factor is translated as MEETKEQILVQHLLQKKEAAWKELFGAYSGNLAYVCSRYVAEKEDAHDILQNSFIKMFRSIESFEYRGAGSLKAWMTRITVNEALKHIKQKGSFSSHIEINDLPDIPNEEEPDFEEIPRENIMEMIRKLPEGYRTVFNLFVFEKKSHKEIAVLLGIAENSSASQFHRAKGLLIQKIKDFKTSKKAQYE
- a CDS encoding PorT family protein; the encoded protein is MSNEWLNNLRSRMNDHEEDVPDGLWDEISDELFSGKEEKDEIAGFAPEANAVEPKGDVRTNGAGRSLFYRIGGVAAAIALLFLMLKIGGSDHETKEKFSQKKSDLKKQSGQDLTSGKIENNTISEGYTQQETGISLAQNVLNAIVPEKMIKSRNFVNSGAEKSDLIPHLPEMAKTANTQETEQKEAQIAVNVPKLNEKIVEPTREQKTDEVVFKEERPVEKYADLSKNKTVKSHKDKSWMLSMLTGNASTGAAEQQFPGYASISGKPMNIEQVWSASVYDDNPLTAILLANQSQPVEARIRHKVPVTFGLSLYYNLGKKWGIGTGLNYTKLSSELHSGTDNNYIKGDQSVHYLGVPIQVNYNVIRKGRFTGYVTGGALVEKPIAGNITTTYVVDDEVKETSKENLSHKPFQFSVNTAVGLQLKIIDKLGVYAEPGIGYHFKDETAPNTIYKEKPLQFNMKFGLRLLLD
- a CDS encoding T9SS type A sorting domain-containing protein; this encodes MKTKLIFFVFLLFSILNMKAQCNPTITSPRLGVKSPGKILFCESEDEVLSTQTFGTYQWYKQEWTWQTPNNNPWVAIPGATSQQLTISGNDQLYYFKVVVSQGDCTAESPAIMADGFVYGLPAMMTTLTPGTYEDLGAGEINVCDGASVKFDDVFAAVYGVHTWYKCFPSNIPPVPGDPCIISGATGDSFSATESGQYGFYACTEYCPDQCKFLGTNSFVKLNFGEFSFCKNMGTGETKSQDNQLKIYPNPTAQFLYIGKESDKAYKEVSIIDMTGKLILQRKDHRYNQAIDVSHLLPGSYIIVSKSADGKNVYKNKFIKK